In Planifilum fimeticola, the DNA window CGGCGGGCGGACGCCCGGGGCCTGGTTTCGGTTTGGGGAGCAGGGGCTCAATCACAGCCCATTGTTCGTCTGTCAGCTCATGTCTCGTACTCATACTTCCATTTTACATTGGCAGATCATGTTTTTGAAATAGCTTGTAATCCTGTTTTATAAATTGCAATCCAATTTAAACGTTAAAGCTACTAAAATATCGATAAACGATTATGATAGAATTACTAAAGCTATCACAATAATAAAGGAGCACCCCGTTTCAGGCACTCCTTTTTCACCATATCGTTCCGTTTGACAAACCCTGTAAAAGACGGCTCAATCACCGCCCCTTGAAGTTGGGGGTCTTTTTCTGGAAGAAGGATGTGACGCCCTCGATGGCGTCTTCCGTCCGGATGACCGAGAGCATGTTTTCCCTCTCGATGGCCAGCCCCTGCTCCAGATCGGCATCGGTCCCCCGGATGACCGCATCCAGGATCCCCTTCATGGCGAGGGGCGGCCCTCCCGCCAGCTGCTCCGCCCACTTTATCGCCTCCTCCAGGACCTTCTCCCGGGGAACCACCCGGTTGACCAGTCCCCAATCCAGGGCGGTTTGGGCGGGAATGCGCTCCCCGCTCAACATCACCGCCAGGGCGCGCCGGCGGCCGACCAGGCGGGCCAACCGCTGGGTCCCTCCGTAACCGGGCATGATCCCCAGGCGCACCTCCGGCAGTCCCAGCTCGGCGGTGTCGGCGGCGACGGCCAGGTGGCAGGCCATCTGCAGCTCGTTTCCGCCGCCCAGGGCATGCCCGTTGAGGCAGGCGATGATCGGTTTGGGGAAGCGCTCGATCCGGTTAAACAGGTCGTGCATCCGCTTGAGGGTGGCTTCGGCGGATTCGGGATCCGCCATGCCCGCAAACTCCGTCACATCCGCCCCGGCGGAGAACATCTTCTCCCCGGCCCCGGTCAGAACGACGGCGCGGACTTCCCCGTCCCCCTCGATTTTGTCCAAAATCGTGCCGATTTCCGCGAGCGTATCGCGGCTCAAGGTGTTCATCGGGGGCCGGTCGATGGTGATCACCGCCACCCGCTTCCGCATCTCAAGCCGACAGTTTTCTCCCCCCACTTCCATCCCTCCGTTCTCTTTTCAGTCGGCCGTTGCGGCCACTTCTCTTGCCGCCCCGGCATCTTCGCTGTAAGCTTTTTCGATCTGTTCGGCATATTTCTTCTCGATCTCCCGCATCCGCACCTTGAGGGTCGGCGTCAATTCGCCGGTTTCCACCGACCACTCCCGTTCCATGATCACCACTTTTTTCGGCTGCTCGTGGGGAGCAAACCCTTGAACGGCCCTTTCCACTTCCTCCCGAATCAGCCGCTGAACCTCGGGATGCCGGACCACTTCCGACCGGTCTCCCTCGATTCCCTTCTTCTTCGCCCAGGGCAGGAGGTTTTCAAACTGGGGAACGACCAGAACGATGACATACTTGCGGTTGTTGCCGATTAGGGCCGAAATCTCGATGTAGCGGCTTTCGTTGATCGCCGTCTCCACCGGCTGCGGCGCCACATTTTTCCCGGTGGAAAGCACCAGGATGTTTTTCTTCCGGTCGACGATCTTCAGGTAGCCCTCCTCGTCCAGTTCGCCCAGATCCCCCGTGTGGAACCAGCCGTCCTCGGAGATCGCCTCCCGGGTCGCCTCTTCGTTTTTGTAGTAGCCGACCATCACGCTGGGGCCGCGGACCAGAATCTCCCCGTCCGGGGCGATCTTCACTTCCACGTTGGGCAGGGGTTTGCCCACGGTTCCCACCTTGGAACGGACCATCGGGTTGGCGGCGATGACCGGAGACGTCTCCGTCAATCCGTAACCCTCCAAAATGGGAACATCAACGGCCCAGAAGAATTTCCCGATCTCCGGATTGAGGGGCGCTCCTCCCGAGACCATGCCCCGGATGCGGCCGCCGAGACCGTCCTTCACCTTTTTGTAGACGAGGGCCCTGGCCAGTTTCCACTGCCTGCGCAAGCCGGGAGGCATGGGATCCCCCAGGAGCAATTTGTCGATGGATTCATTGAGATAAATCTCGTAGCGCCTCATACCGACGCGGACCGCCCAGTCAAAAATTTTCCGCCGAAGGGGCGTTCCCGACTCGATTTGCTCCTGCACCTTTTCATACACCTTTTCGAAGAGGCGGGGAACGCTGGTCATCACCGTCGGCTTCACTTCCTGCAGGTTCTCCTGGATCTTGTCGATGCTCTCCGCGTAGGCGATGGTCGTGCCGATATACAGGGGCATAAATTGGCCGGCCATCCGTTCGAAAACATGGGATAAGGGAAGGTAAGAGAGCAGGACGTCCTCGGGTTTCAGTTCGATCACCCAGAAATGAACGCCTTCCATGTTGGACAGGAAGTTTCCGTGGGTGAGCATCACCCCTTTGGGCGGCCCCGTCGTTCCCGATGTGTGGATGATCGTCGCTATCCGGTCCCGTCCGATTTCCTCGAAGGCTTTCTCCCACCCCTCCAGGGGATGG includes these proteins:
- a CDS encoding enoyl-CoA hydratase/isomerase family protein, whose amino-acid sequence is MEVGGENCRLEMRKRVAVITIDRPPMNTLSRDTLAEIGTILDKIEGDGEVRAVVLTGAGEKMFSAGADVTEFAGMADPESAEATLKRMHDLFNRIERFPKPIIACLNGHALGGGNELQMACHLAVAADTAELGLPEVRLGIMPGYGGTQRLARLVGRRRALAVMLSGERIPAQTALDWGLVNRVVPREKVLEEAIKWAEQLAGGPPLAMKGILDAVIRGTDADLEQGLAIERENMLSVIRTEDAIEGVTSFFQKKTPNFKGR
- a CDS encoding AMP-dependent synthetase/ligase, producing the protein MKPKNLLEAVQRTVGRYPDKPALMWKSDGKYHSMTYREMWQQVQDAAAGLARLGIGRDDKVALMSENNPWWPITDLAILSLGAVTVPVYPTLTPEQVAYILKNAECKAIVVENEHQLKKVREGDAEVSSIIVIRPGDGFAPGEGILDMAGLLKEGKSHPLEGWEKAFEEIGRDRIATIIHTSGTTGPPKGVMLTHGNFLSNMEGVHFWVIELKPEDVLLSYLPLSHVFERMAGQFMPLYIGTTIAYAESIDKIQENLQEVKPTVMTSVPRLFEKVYEKVQEQIESGTPLRRKIFDWAVRVGMRRYEIYLNESIDKLLLGDPMPPGLRRQWKLARALVYKKVKDGLGGRIRGMVSGGAPLNPEIGKFFWAVDVPILEGYGLTETSPVIAANPMVRSKVGTVGKPLPNVEVKIAPDGEILVRGPSVMVGYYKNEEATREAISEDGWFHTGDLGELDEEGYLKIVDRKKNILVLSTGKNVAPQPVETAINESRYIEISALIGNNRKYVIVLVVPQFENLLPWAKKKGIEGDRSEVVRHPEVQRLIREEVERAVQGFAPHEQPKKVVIMEREWSVETGELTPTLKVRMREIEKKYAEQIEKAYSEDAGAAREVAATAD